tcaaactcctggcctcgagcaatcctgccgcctcagtctctcagagtgctgggatcacaggcatgagttactgcgcctggccccttgtCTTTGACTGTCCAGTCTAGTACAGTGACAAAGGACACAGTGTTAGAGCAATATTGCAAAAGCCTCTCTACTCTAGTTTAGTGGACTACAATTTTGTGAACAAATAAAGTGTGCTACTCTCTAGAAAACTGCAGAAAAGGACTACTCAGGCCGTTCTCATACTCAGCATTTCCATGCTGATAATATGGTCAACTCCAAGATTAGAGTCCCGGAAGAGATAATTAAGACCAACAAAGTAAATCACAGATACCCAGCCAGAGCtgagcagatttttaaaatgtccctgGGTTCGCTCTTTCATGCTTCAGATTTACCACGAGATGGACAACATTGCCGCAGACTTTCCTGACCTGGTGAGGAGGGTGAAGATTGGACATTCGTTTGAAAACCGGCCGATGTATGTACTGAAGGTGAGGCCACAAGCATTTGGAAGGATCTCCTGGGTCCTCATGTCCAGGACCCAGCCTCAGACCTCTGAAAAGGGCAGCTTTTTGAACTCCTTGACTTCAGGGAGGAAAGTGAGATCAGGACACGTTGTACCTGGGCTGGAATTTGGTCTGACAGAGTCCTCTGCTTTTGTCTAATGTAGGGGGAGTTAGAAGGAGCACATCTCATCCAAGTTTTGGCTGAAAGACAGGATCAGAGGGAGGCGATTAGTATTCCAGAAAGCTCTCAGATGGGACAGAGTCTTTTACTTTCATTCTCACCTCTGTAAATAGCCGGACAAGTTGGGATGGGCCTGACTTCTATTCTGCTTGCAGGGGGTACTTTTTGGAAAATCAACCTAGGAAGTGAATTCGAGGGTTGGTGTAATTTTAAGCACAGCCTCTGATCCTTGGCTGCACAAAGcctaatttccaaatatttctaaCAGATTCAAGACTATATTGGCAAAAGAGGTAAAGAACTATGATAATGacataaattacataaaaatccAGCTGAATGAATAAGAAGGAATTTGGGCATATAACCCATGGAACACTGAAGGTGCTAAGAATTTGCCAAACCCTCAGCTTCATGTAAGTCCCAAAGAACTCAGGCTTGTGGCACTAAGCAAATTACCAGTGGGAGAGGAGACCTGCCGCGGAGCTGgataattacatttaaatattttgccaATCTGATGGAGACCCTGGCTTCATTAGCACCAAGCTCTGACCCAAGGGAGCCCAACACTATGGCAAAGGCAGGAGCCAGGATTCATGACTGCCATTTACAAAGAGCTATAGCGAGCCCCGCTTCTTCTTAGTTTAAAACCAAATTCATTTATCTTATCGACCGAAACAGCCTGGTTTGTGTACCCTTGTGTCTCTCGCTGTTGGGATACCATTTGAGGTCTTTCAAGAGACATAACATTATCTCTAATGGCACCAGCATCATAAAACACAGTAACGATTGTTTCCCCCTCCCATTTACTCCGAATGCTGGAGAGGTTCAGGCTGCCTGGAGCTGCAGCTTGGCCCCGCAGCCAACCAATTAAGCTTCCTGGTCACGGATAAGCTCGATAAATAGATGGTGCCCTTAGGAACATTTGGTCTCTGAATTAtcttaaatgaattaaatgaatgGGAGAGAGCTGGAGAGAGGAGAAGTGAGCAGAGATGTGGGCAGGCGGTCATTTTTGAGCCTTTTCTCCCTTCTGCAGTTCAGCACTGGGGAAGGCGCACGGCGGCCGGCCATTTGGCTGAATGCAGGCATCCATTCCCGAGAGTGGATCTCCCAGGCCACTGCAATCTGGACGGCGAGGAAGGTCATGTCGCCTGGTATTAGCCAAGAATGCTGATGGGCCTGGGGTGCCCCTGAAGCATGCCATGTAGCTGGGCCTGGGGCACGAGGTGGGAGGGTGCTCTGCTAAGACCCAGTCGGCTGGGGGCCTTTTCAGAGTGGAGAAGTAAATGGTCAAAGCCCCTTGGTCAGCTCATTGCAGCCAAACGATTGCGTTCCTGCTGGTGCACAAGCTGATATGCAGCAGAGGTGGGCCTGAGCCTCTGAGCGCAGTCCACCCCACAGAAAGGGAGTGGAGCAACACCCAGCGGAGGCCCCACAGGCCCTTGGGGACCTCATTGCCATCTCCATCTCCTAGAAAGGCTGCTGGGAGggcagctactcaagaggctgaggcaggagaatcccttgaacccaggaggtggaggttgtggtgagctgagatcatgctattgcactccagcctgggcaacagagcgagaccctgtcttaaaaaaaaagaaagaaagaaagaaagaaagaaagaaagaaagaaagaaagaaagaaagaaagaaagaaagaaaggctgcTGGGAGAGGAGGGTTGCATGTGGAGGACACATCTTCCCTCCCTCTTCATTGGAGGTTCAAATTCCTAAAAACTATTAGATGTGTGACTCCCTCCTcctggaaggaaggaataaagcaTGTAACCCAGGACTCACTGCAGTTGATATCGTTAGCAGCCATGTCCCCAAGCAGCTATGTCTCTCCAGGATTTCAAGGGCTCAGAGGGCTTTGCAGAGAGCAAAGCTTTTGAGGGTGGCAGGGAGGCTTTTGAGGTTAGATGCTGTTCTAGGAGCATCCATTCTAGCTGGATGCCGGGCATCTTTGGAAGATACATGGTTCAGCCCTAATGACCCATCCTGCTATGGGATAGCTGACAAGCATATTGTCTCTGCTTAGATTGTATCTGATTACCAGAGGGATCCAGCTATCacctccatcttggaaaaaatgGATATTTTCTTGTTGCCTGTGGCCAATCCTGATGGATATGTGTATACTCAAACTCAAGTGAGTATTCCTAAATGGGCTGGGCTTGGAGACTGTTGAATTCCTTGCTTTGCCACTAATTGTCTGACCTTGGAGAGAATTACCACAAATGTGCACCTTATGAGCTTCCTTGCGATTTCTTCTTCTAGTCATCCTCAGAGCTGAGAATCACCAGGGCATATTTTTTCTTAGAGAAAATAGTCTAATGAACTCCCTATCATGGGTCTTAACAATGACCAACATTTTACCAATCTTTTCATCTCTTACCCtcccacacattttttttcctgacgTGTTTAAAACAAATTCAACACATTATGTTATTTCACCCTAAACTAGTTTAGTATGCATCTCTAACTGatgatggaaaacaaaaaacaaaaaaacaaaaaaacctttaaaaaccCCGTGGCGCTATTATCACTTTTAAAGGAATAATGGAAGTTCTTTCATATCATCTAACACCACCCCCAGTTATCTTAAAAATGGAGGTcgaggctgggcttggtggctcacgcctgtaatcctagcactttgggaggccgaggtgggcggatcatgaggtcagtagattgagaccatcctggctaacatggtgaaaccccgtctctgttaaaaatacaaaacaactagccaggcacggtggtgggcgcttgtagtcccagctactcgggaggctgaggcagaatggtgtgaacccgggaggtggagcttgcagtgagccgagatggcagccactgcactccagcctgggcgacagagcgagactccgtctccaaaaaaaaaaaaaaaaaaaaagtgtttttaagaGTCAATTTGTTCAAGTGAGGACCCAACAAGGTCTGCGCATGCACGTGGTGCTGTGTCTCTGCAGTCTGTTTCATTCTACAAcagcacccacacacacaccttttaaAAGTCTCACTCATTTAGGGGAGAAGCCAAGTAATTTGCCCTGTACAGTGTCTCACATTCTGAATTTGGCTGATGGCTTCTTCGTTATGCCATTTAGTTTGTTCCCTTATCTGCGGTATTTCCTATTCACAGATTGCCAGGTCTAGAGCCCGACTAGATTCAGGGGAATTTTTTAGGCAAGCAAGAAACGGGCTGTGCACTTCCAGTTACGTCTGTTATCAAAGAGGCATATAGTGTCCATTTGTCCCACTTCTACCAAAGCCAAAAATGATTCAGTGGTTTCAGGTAGTTTCTGACTGATTCTAGCACATAAAGGTCTCATCAGTACATTTGGAAGAAGTCCTTCTCTTAGAGCCAGAAGGGGAAATACTCCTCTCTCTGCGGGAGGAGAGGCGACTGCTCAGTGAGCACCGGAGCCCCAGGGCCCTCACGGCAGAACTGCGAGCAGCCTGCCCTGCCTGTGTGTTGTCTCCACCTTAGCCCTCTTCAGTGCTCTGATCTGCCTCGGGTTGTTTGTCCCCTCCTTGGTGGCTTTTTCAGAACCGATTATGGAGGAAGACGCGGTCCCTAAATCCTGGAAGCTCCTGCGTTGGTGCTGACCCAAATAGAAACTGGAACGCTAGTTTTGCAGGTAGGTGGTGGGGAGACAGTTTTCAAATCCTGCTGTCCCTGGGCTCGCCTGGTCTACCAGTGCTCTGAGCTGGCCAGGACAGAGCCCATTTCCACTCTGGTTCCGTTGCTGTGTCACTGAGAAACTGAGGAGCACTCCTTAGGCTCTGacttagtgttttgtttgttgctgttgttgttttgagacggagtctcgctctgttgcccaggctggagtgcagtagcgcaatcttggctcactgcaacctccgcctcctggattcaagtgattctcctgccttagcctcctgagtagctgggactacaggcgcccgccaccatgcctggctatgttttgcatttttttttaagtagagatgggatttcaccatgttggccaggatggttttgatctcctgacctcatgatccacctgcctcagccttccaaagtgctgggattacagccatgagccaccgagcccagcctttttttttttttttttttttttttttttgagacggagtcttgctccattgactagagtgcagtggcaggatcttggctcactctcactgcaacctctgtctaccgggttcaaatgattctcctgcctcagtctcctgagtagctgggattacaggtgcatgccaccatgcccagctaatttttgtatttttagtagagacggggttttgcaattttgaccaggttggtcttgaactcctgaactcaggtcatctgcccgtctcagcctcccaaagtgctgggattacaggcatgagccatcaaaCCCGgcctgtttgttgtttttttaaatgtatttttataattttgaaagggAATGATAGTAATGTCTGTCCTCCTGAGAGAATGGTGGGACAGACCATCTTACATTGAGATTGTCATCTgcactaatattttaaaaacgcCCTCTTCTAAGACATACAAAACGGGGAACCTTCCTTATCCCTGACCCTACCAGCCCTGCCTGGGCAAGTTCTGAGCGGGTGGAAGGACTCCTGGCAGCAACTCAGAAGAGAGGAATTAGCACTGTCACCCCAATAGGCAAGACCATGCTTGAAAATTCCACTCCAGTACCCTTAGATGTGTAGATATGAACCTTAGCAGCTGGCTGtcatggaaaaggaaagagaattagGAGACCTGGGCTCTGAGTGCCAGCAATTTAAAAACCACCCTCCACAAAAGTGCCGACTGTGTACCAAGTACCTTCccatatttatcatatttattcTTCTCACCTAGCGAGTGAATTTTATGATCTGAAATGAGATGGTAGAAGCTCAGAGACAATCTCAAGATGACATGGGTGATCAGAGTTCTGATCTAAACTCACCTTCCAATTCCAAATCCAGACAGTTCCCTTTCACTATTCCATGGCTGTGCTGATggggttggttggttgttttgttttgttgagacagggttgtgctctgtcatcctggctggagtacagtggcatgatcacggctcactgcagcctcgacatcctgggtttaaatgatcctcccacctcagcctcccgagtagctgggactataggcatacgccacaatgcccagctaatttttgtattttttttgtgaaggtggggttttgccatgttgcccaggctggtcttgaactcctgggcttgtgatccttccaccacagcctctcaaattgctgggattgtaggcatgaggcactgtgcccagccctgatggtttgtttttaatgtacTTCTTTTACTTGTGTAGAAATACCACATAAACCAGTGGGGGAAAATAATGACTGTGGGAAAGGAACTGATACAAATGTGGGAACTCAGAGCTTCAAAGTTAAGTCAGATATTCCCACCACTGGGGTGGTTTCAGTCACActcatacacgcacacacacacgcacgtgtgcacacacacaccccagaaacCCAAGGGAACCACATTATGAAGTAATACAGAAGGCAGTGTTTCTAAAAACCTGTCAAATAATCAAGAGATTTTAGCCACAACAATCGATTATTTCTGGCACACTTGGCCTTTAAGATCTGAACCAAGAGAATAAGTTGACACCAGAATAAATGGagtcattttcattatttattggTATTCGTATTAATTATCTAGACTACTTATTAATTACAACTCATTCTCAAGGGTGCTATTAATTATTTATGACAACTGCTGTTGGTACAAGGCAAGGTCAACTCCAACAGTTTTTCTCCTCAGCTGTAGCAGACCCAACACCCAACCCTCCCTCTTCCGTGCCTTCTCTGCAGTCCACACCCACCGTGGACTAGGTGCTCTGGGCCGTCTCACTGTGGCCTGCCCATTCCCAATACCTTTGGCCCCTCTCTAGGTGGAATGTCTTGCATTTCTGTGTTCCCGGATTATGAGTTAATGTTTCTTCTTGGGCTATCCCCAACAGGAAAGGGAGCCAGTGACAACCCTTGCTCCGAAGTGTACCATGGACCCCATGCCAATTCAGAAGTGGAGGTGAAATCGGTGGTAGATTTCATCCAAAAACACGGGAATTTCAAGTGCTTCATCGACCTGCACAGCTACTCGCAGCTGCTGATGTATCCATATGGATACTCAGCCAAAAAGGCCCCAGATGCCAAGGAGCTGGTGAGTCACAGCTGCCTCCCACCCAGCCTGGGGCCTGCCTGACCCTCCTGGCGCTGCTAAGGTGGTAGCTCTGCAGCTTTATAGGGAGAGTCCAGGAGCCTGGGCATGTTTCATTGAAGGCCCAGTCTTCTCTCCCTGCCCTTTGGGATACGCTGTCATCTCCTGGGGACAGGAAGACAGTGCTCTTTATTTCTGTGTCTGCTATGAGTTCCCTGAACCATGCCTGCCTCGCCTTTCCTTCTCCCTTGTTTTTCTGACTGCCATGTGTTGTGGACCCGCTGCTTACCAAGGACTGTGGGTGGCACCCGGGTGAGCAATGGGGAGAGCTCCTCACTCTAGTGAAGGAAGAGTTTAAGGAGGGTGAAGGCCACGGCCTGGGATGCTCTGTGTCTTGTCCAGAACGTGGGCCATCAGGAGCAGGCCTGACATCTGGAGGGTGACTGCAGGTGGCTGCCCAGGGCCACAGCCAGCCCTTAAACCTCGGGCAGATGCAGCCCCTCCCAGGCTCATGGCAAGTTGTGGGCTTGATTCTGCTCCCCTACTCCCAGCTGGCCTCTCGGGCAGGCACTCTACACAGGGACCATTCGCCTATGGTGGTCCTTCTCCTCCTCTACTCTGCAACACCCAACTCTTTGAGAGCTTTCCCTTGAACATACTTGGTCTTCCCTCATGTATGAGTGACGTCCCCCTTCTCAGGATAGGTGAAGATGGTGCCTTTACTAGATTCCTAGCGGGTCAGTGAGTAGCCCCAGACCCCCTATCTCTTCCAATCTGAGTACATAATGCACAGGCTTCCACTTCCCTCCTCATCTCCTCCCCCAAACTGAGAGTCAAGAACTGGGTGTGTGGTGGGAGAAGGAGTTGAAGGAACCATGCCACCTCCCTCAGTTTACAGTTGGGCCTTGGCACTGGGTGAAGGGGAAAGAAGGGACCAGAAAGGAAATCAGGAGAGGGGCCGAGAATCAATCTTCCAAACCATCCCAGAGCAGAGCAGCTGAGGAAGGTCAAGCTTCAGGATCCATTTTGTCTCACTCCACGTTCCCCCTTCCCAGGACAAGGTGGCAAGGCGTGCGGCCAAAGCTCTGGCTTCTGTGTCGGGCACTGAGTACCAAGTGGGTCCCACCTGCACCACTGTCTGTAAGTACTCACTTATTTATGAGTTACTTAGAAAGCACTTTGAGAGGAAACTTGAAATGGAATGGGAGGAGAGCTGTTAGACTTACTTGCCATctgattgtttttattgttagtaATAGACTGAACTACGTCATGCCTGTGTGGTGACAGCTGTTGCATGCAGTCCCCTTCATCAACATCATATCAAAAATTCCTCATGCCCATCCCTCCATTTTCAAGAGAAACCCACCTTTCAATTGGTAAACTGATGGTGGTAATGGAGTTGGGGGAGACTCCCTCATCTTCCTAAAGGAGATGAACAAACAttgagcctggacaacatagcaagaccccatctgatATGGTGGgaattcaaatctcatcttgaattcccacatattgtgggagggacctggtgggaggtaattgaatcacaggggcaggtctttcctgtgctgttctcatgatagtgagtaaatctcatgagatctgatggttactATAACaaggagttttcctgcacaagccctcttctTGTAAGagttaaaaaagaggaaagaaacatgaaaagcagcataacagtcaaagacaggtttattctgggaataaacctgagaggggcttctggctgaTTTCGGTCGGGAGTGttctctcttacagactaagcgTATTTAAGGATTTAGGGAGGGGGAGCTTATCGCAGGCTCAGAATGTTTCTGTGTGAAGGAGAGTTTTATTTCAGGGTTGGAATATCTGGTCGGAGGGGAGGTTTATCTTAGagttggaatgtttctggtcatGTTGACATTACCCATTAGGCTGATGTTTGGGGCTGATTTTTAATCAAGGAGAACTTAAAATAGTGGTGTTTGCCCAAGATGgtgatgctcctgctctgtcaatcCAGACCTTATAATTATAAAAGGACAAAGGGcggcatgttttttttttttttttttttttggctatttccTGCTGAGGGGAGCATGGAGAGTTTTTTGGTCTCGGATTGACTGTAGGAGTAATGCTATCTGTAGATGCTTTTGGGTAGTAGTCTGTGAGATAGGCATGATTCTGTCAGTTAAATATCTTTGAAAAAGGTTGATTAGGCAGGGTAAGAACATTAGTCCTAGGCATGTTATTAGGAGAGAGCCCAGGAATGGGATGGCCTGTGTTATGATTTTGTTTCCAAACCAATAATTTATTTGGTTGTTTTGCTGTTCCTTAGCTTTTTAgccctttttaaaagtttttcagcagtgtttcttACTACGCCTGATTGGTTGAGATAGAAGCAACATTTCTCACCCAATGAGAGGCAGAGGCCCCCTTTTTCAGCTGTTATAAGATTTAATCCCCATTTATTTGGGAGGACTACTCCAGCTAAGGAGTCTAGTTGGTCTTAGGCTTTCATAAGGCTTTgggctatatttttaaaagaaccctGTAGTTCTGttgaaagagtttttaaaagtatgttaaagAGGTGGCCGATCTGCCTGCTCCCAATCCAAGTATAGAGGTTACACTTATAGGCCACCATCAAAGGAATGACGTGGATGGccctcttttttaaaatctattggaCAGATGGAATGGGTAAAGTTTGATTAGGAGGAACTAGTTTAGTGGAGGGAGAAAGATAAACTAGGGTACAGGTTCCAGTTTAGTTGGTGGGGAGACAAAGACATGTGTTGGTGCCACACCAAAAGAACAAGCCTTCATTGTAAATACAGATGGAGATATGGAAAGAAAACAAGTGAATTAAAGATAGGGTACTGTTTCTTTCCTGTGGTTCATTACTCCAGGTGGACAAGGAGGAGGCCAGGGAGACACCCACTATAGTAGAGATATAGGAAGAGTTATTTTTTACACAATATGCAGTTGGACGTTGCACCATTGATATACAACCATGGAAAAAGGTGGGCACCAGGGACAACACAAGTTGGGCCAGAGGCATTAGTTGAGCGAGAGGCTGTAGAACGAGCTGGTTGCAGAAATGCTACATTTGCTTCTGGTGATCCTTGGTAGTCAACTTCATTAGTTTGATGGTCAGAGGGGTTTTTAATAATGATAGTGTGGTTGCATTGGTTAGGTGTTAAGGATCCTACAGGAAAATTTTTCTTAGAGGCTGAAAAGCAAAGTGAGGCTTGTAGTAAAAGGGGGGTGTGTTTAGTTATGGGCCCTTTAATAGGAGGGCCTTGGGGCTTGAGGTGTTGTAGGGAGCTGTAATAGGTTTGAAATAATTTGTTGGCCTGATTGGCCCTGGAAGTGGGATAATCACTGACCAGGGTGTCAgctcttttaaaaaaggaatctcCTTTTTGGAGTTTATAAATTAGGTTATGTTCCCTGTTAAAAGGTCATGAAGGGGTGTAGGAAGG
This Macaca mulatta isolate MMU2019108-1 chromosome 3, T2T-MMU8v2.0, whole genome shotgun sequence DNA region includes the following protein-coding sequences:
- the CPA4 gene encoding carboxypeptidase A4 isoform X2, producing MRWTLFIGALIGSSICDREKFFGDQVFRINVRNGDEISKLSQLVNSNNLKLDVWKSLSTFNRPMDVLVPSVSLQAVKSFLRSQGLEYAVAIEDLQIYHEMDNIAADFPDLVRRVKIGHSFENRPMYVLKFSTGEGARRPAIWLNAGIHSREWISQATAIWTARKIVSDYQRDPAITSILEKMDIFLLPVANPDGYVYTQTQNRLWRKTRSLNPGSSCVGADPNRNWNASFAGKGASDNPCSEVYHGPHANSEVEVKSVVDFIQKHGNFKCFIDLHSYSQLLMYPYGYSAKKAPDAKELDKVARRAAKALASVSGTEYQVGPTCTTVYPASGSSIDWAYDNGIKFAFTFELRDTGTYGFLLPANQIIPTAEETWLGLKTIMEHVRDNLY
- the CPA4 gene encoding carboxypeptidase A4 isoform X3, with amino-acid sequence MRWTLFIGALIGSSICDREKFFGDQVFRINVRNGDEISKLSQLVNSNNLKLDVWKSLSTFNRPMDVLVPSVSLQAVKSFLRSQGLEYAVAIEDLQALLDNEDEEMQQNEGQERRSNNFNYGAYHSLKAIYHEMDNIAADFPDLVRRVKIGHSFENRPMYVLKFSTGEGARRPAIWLNAGIHSREWISQATAIWTARKIVSDYQRDPAITSILEKMDIFLLPVANPDGYVYTQTQNRLWRKTRSLNPGSSCVGADPNRNWNASFAGKGASDNPCSEVYHGPHANSEVEVKSVVDFIQKHGNFKCFIDLHSYSQLLMYPYGYSAKKAPDAKELDKVARRAAKALASVSGTEYQVGPTCTTVLID
- the CPA4 gene encoding carboxypeptidase A4 isoform X1, giving the protein MRWTLFIGALIGSSICDREKFFGDQVFRINVRNGDEISKLSQLVNSNNLKLDVWKSLSTFNRPMDVLVPSVSLQAVKSFLRSQGLEYAVAIEDLQALLDNEDEEMQQNEGQERRSNNFNYGAYHSLKAIYHEMDNIAADFPDLVRRVKIGHSFENRPMYVLKFSTGEGARRPAIWLNAGIHSREWISQATAIWTARKIVSDYQRDPAITSILEKMDIFLLPVANPDGYVYTQTQNRLWRKTRSLNPGSSCVGADPNRNWNASFAGKGASDNPCSEVYHGPHANSEVEVKSVVDFIQKHGNFKCFIDLHSYSQLLMYPYGYSAKKAPDAKELDKVARRAAKALASVSGTEYQVGPTCTTVYPASGSSIDWAYDNGIKFAFTFELRDTGTYGFLLPANQIIPTAEETWLGLKTIMEHVRDNLY
- the CPA4 gene encoding carboxypeptidase A4 isoform X4; the protein is MDVLVPSVSLQAVKSFLRSQGLEYAVAIEDLQALLDNEDEEMQQNEGQERRSNNFNYGAYHSLKAIYHEMDNIAADFPDLVRRVKIGHSFENRPMYVLKFSTGEGARRPAIWLNAGIHSREWISQATAIWTARKIVSDYQRDPAITSILEKMDIFLLPVANPDGYVYTQTQNRLWRKTRSLNPGSSCVGADPNRNWNASFAGKGASDNPCSEVYHGPHANSEVEVKSVVDFIQKHGNFKCFIDLHSYSQLLMYPYGYSAKKAPDAKELDKVARRAAKALASVSGTEYQVGPTCTTVYPASGSSIDWAYDNGIKFAFTFELRDTGTYGFLLPANQIIPTAEETWLGLKTIMEHVRDNLY